CCTGGCCCGTGCCGCCGGCGGCCGGGTCGCCGCCGTCGTCACCGAAGACCGCTGGCAGGTCGAAGGCGCCAACGACCGCGTCCAGCTCTCGGCCCTCGGCGCCGAGCACAACCGCCGCGCCGTCGAGGCCTGGATGCGCGCCGGCGTCACCGTCGTCGACCCCGCCACCACCTGGATCGACGCCACCGTGACGCTGGACGAGGACGTCCGGCTGCTGCCGAACACCCAGCTGCACGGCGCCACGACGGTGGCGCGCGACGCCGTCGTCGGTCCCGACACGACCCTGACCGACGTCCAGGTGGGGGAGGGCGCCACGGTGATCCGCACCCACGGCTCCGGCTCCACCATCGGCGCGAACGCCAGCGTCGGCCCGTTCACCTACCTGCGCCCCGGCACCGTCCTCGGTGAAACCGGCAAGATTGGCGCGTTCTACGAGACGAAGAACGTCACGATCGGCCGCGGCTCCAAGCTCTCCCACCTCGGCTACGCCGGCGACGCGGAAATCGGCGAGGACACCAACATCGGCTGCGGCAACATCACGGCCAACTACGACGGCGAGAAGAAACACCGCACGGTGATCGGTTCCGGCGTCCGCACCGGCTCCAACACCGTCTTCGTGGCCCCGGTCCGGGTCGGCGACGGCGCGTACAGCGGCGCCGGCGCCGTGATCCGCAGCGACGTGCCCGCGGGCGCCCTCGCACTGTCCGTGGCCAAGCAGCGGAACTCGGAAGGCTGGGTCGCGGCAAACCGGCCGGGCTCCCTCTCCGCCGCGCTGGCCGAGGCGGCCGCCGCCACCCCGACATCTTCCACTACTCCGGCATCGACAGAACAGGGCTAGCAATCATGAGCGAAATTACGGCACACGGCGAGAAGAAGCTGGTACTTGCCGCCGGGCGCGCACACCCGGAGCTGGCGCGCGAGATCGCCAAGGAGCTGGGCACCGAGCTGCTGCCGCTGGACGCCTACGACTTCGCCAACGGCGAGATCTACGTCCGGGCCGGCGAGAGCGTCCGCGGCACCGACGCCTTCGTTATCCAGGCGCACCCGGCCCCGCTGAACAACTGGCTCATGGAGCAGCTGATCATGATCGATTCGCTCAAGCGGGCCTCCGCCAAGCGCATCACCGTGGTTTCGCCGTTCTACCCCTACGCCCGGCAGGACAAAAAGGGACGCGGCCGCGAGCCGATCTCGGCCCGCCTCGTCGCCGACCTGTACAAGACCGCCGGCGCCGACCGCATCATGAGCGTGGACCTGCACACCTCGCAGATCCAGGGCTTCTTCGACGGCCCCGTGGACCACCTGATGGCCATCCCGCTCCTCGCCGACTACATCCGCACCCG
The nucleotide sequence above comes from Arthrobacter sp. KBS0702. Encoded proteins:
- the glmU gene encoding bifunctional UDP-N-acetylglucosamine diphosphorylase/glucosamine-1-phosphate N-acetyltransferase GlmU produces the protein MSPENTGPAAVIVLAAGAGTRMKSRTPKILHEIGGRSLVGHALNAARALHPRELALVVRHERDQVAAHIAALDPKALIVDQDEVPGTGRAVEAALEALDALHPQAQVSGTVVVTYGDVPLLTGELLSELVAAHEAEGNAVTVLTAVLDDATGYGRILRADDGTVTGIREHKDASDAERGIREINSGIYAFDAAVLRDSLAHVTTDNAQGEKYLTDVLALARAAGGRVAAVVTEDRWQVEGANDRVQLSALGAEHNRRAVEAWMRAGVTVVDPATTWIDATVTLDEDVRLLPNTQLHGATTVARDAVVGPDTTLTDVQVGEGATVIRTHGSGSTIGANASVGPFTYLRPGTVLGETGKIGAFYETKNVTIGRGSKLSHLGYAGDAEIGEDTNIGCGNITANYDGEKKHRTVIGSGVRTGSNTVFVAPVRVGDGAYSGAGAVIRSDVPAGALALSVAKQRNSEGWVAANRPGSLSAALAEAAAATPTSSTTPASTEQG
- a CDS encoding ribose-phosphate diphosphokinase, which gives rise to MSEITAHGEKKLVLAAGRAHPELAREIAKELGTELLPLDAYDFANGEIYVRAGESVRGTDAFVIQAHPAPLNNWLMEQLIMIDSLKRASAKRITVVSPFYPYARQDKKGRGREPISARLVADLYKTAGADRIMSVDLHTSQIQGFFDGPVDHLMAIPLLADYIRTRVGSDNITVVSPDTGRVRVAEQWAERLGGAPLAFVHKSRDLTVPNQAVSKTVVGQIEGRTCVLIDDMIDTGGTISGAVQVLKNAGAKDVIIAATHAVFSDPASQRLAESGAREVVVTNTLPISANKHFPQLTVLSIAPLIARAIREVFDDGSVTSLFDGNA